A window of Diadema setosum chromosome 2, eeDiaSeto1, whole genome shotgun sequence contains these coding sequences:
- the LOC140244814 gene encoding uncharacterized protein, translated as MALVDADFKFVWIDVGGHRSMSDAQIYNASELKGCLEDGIIDFPDPDPMPNDDQDMPYFLLGDDAFGLRTYLMKPFSHRGLTEEELITNYRISRGRRVLGEWICHSGPAVQVLLTTMMQGPDTVRLIIKTCICLHNLMRREYPDCRMHNLTLKTTIHPRHVERNLSICRTLKSCEDQTETP; from the coding sequence ATGGCTTTGGTGGATgctgatttcaaatttgtgtgGATTGACGTTGGTGGCCACAGATCGATGTCGGATGCACAGATTTACAATGCATCAGAGTTGAAGGGGTGTTTGGAAGATGGAATTATTGACTTTCCAGATCCAGATCCCATGCCGAATGATGACCAAGACATGCCATACTTCCTGCTAGGAGATGATGCCTTTGGCCTGAGAACCTACCTGATGAAGCCATTCTCCCACAGAGGTCTGACTGAAGAGGAGTTAATCACCAACTATAGAATATCCAGGGGGAGGCGAGTGTTGGGAGAATGGATTTGCCATAGTGGCCCAGCGGTGCAGGTACTTCTCACCACAATGATGCAAGGTCCAGATACAGTCAGACTTATCATTAAAACCTGTATCTGCCTCcacaacctcatgagaagagaATACCCTGACTGCAGAATGCACAACTTGACACTGAAGACGACTATTCATCCCAGGCACGTGGAGAGAAATCTGTCAATATGCAGGACATTGAAGTCGTGCGAGGACCAAACAGAGACACCATAG